CGGCGCAGTGGCTGGCCGAGGCGGTGGCCACCGCTGGCCTGCTGATGGTCATCCTGCGCAGCCCGGCGGGCAAGACGCCGGCCCTGGTCGCGGCCTACATTGGCGCGGCCTACTGGTTCACCGCCTCGACCTCGTTTGCCAACCCGGCCGCGGCCTTCGGCCGCATGTTCAGCGACAGCTTTGCCGGCATCGCGCCTGCGGATGTGCCGGGCTTCATGCTGGCCCAGCTAGTCGGTGCCGGCGTGGGCTGGGGCCTGGCCCGGCTGCTGGCGCCGACGGCGCCGGCGGCTCAGCCGGCCCCGGCGCGGGACGCGGCAGCCGACCCAAGCCGCACGCGGCTGGCCTGAGCTGACGCCACCCCGGCACAAGCCCGGCGCCACCCGGCTCATCACCCAGCCGAGATCTCGGCGAGCAGGTACGCAGTGCGGGGCTGCGCAGCGCTCAGGCGCCGCGCACGGCCTCGGCCAGCCGCTCGGCGCTGCGCCGGGCCAGGCCGGCGTCCTCCGCCTCGACCATCAGCCGCAGCAGCGGCTCGGTGCCCGAGGCGCGGATCAGCACCCGGCCGCGACCGGCCAGCTCGGCCTCCACCGCGGCCTGGGCCTGGGCCAGGCGCGGGTCGGCGCGCCAATCCTGGCCGGGCTGCAAGCGCACGTTCAGCAGGGTCTGCGGGAAGAGCTTGAGCCCGCCGAGCAGGCCGGCCAGGCCACGGCCGCCGCGCACGGCCGCCTGCAAGACCTGCAGGGCGCTGACCAGGCCATCGCCGGTGCTGTGCTGGTCGAGCACGAGCAAGTGGCCGGAGCCCTCGCCCCCCAGCAGCCAGCCGCGGGCCAGCAGCTCTTCGAGCACATAGCGGTCGCCCACCTTGGCGCGGACAAAGTCCAGGCCGCGCGCACGCAGGGCCTGCTCGACCGCCAGATTGGTCATCAGGGTGCCGACCACGCCGGGCAGGTACTGGCCGCGGTCGAGCCGATCGACGACCAGGGCGTAGAGCAGTTCGTCGCCGTTGTAGAGCCGGCCACCGGCATCGACGATCTGGAGCCGGTCGGCATCGCCATCCAGGGCCAGGCCCAGGGCCGCGCCGTGCTGCTGCACGGCCGCGACCAGGGCCTCGGGATGGGTGGCGCCAAAGCCGTCGTTGATGTTGCGGCCGTCGGGGCTGCAGCCGATGGCGACCACCTCGGCCCCCAGCTCATGCAGCACGGCGGGCGCGACCTGGTAGGCGGCACCATGGGCCGCGTCGACGACGATCTTCAGCCCGCGCAGCGAGAAGCTGGGGTCGACCGTGCCCTTGCAGAACTCGATGTAGCGTCCCTGCGCGTCGGTCACGCGGCGGGCCTTGCCCAGGCTGGTGGAATCGGCCCAGGCCGGCGGCTCGGCCAGCGCGGCTTCGACGGCCAGCTCCCACTCGTCGGGCAGCTTGGCGCCCTGGGCGGAGAAGAACTTGATGCCGTTGTCGGGGTAGGGGTTGTGCGAGGCGCTGAGCACCACGCCCAAGTCCAGCCGCAGGGCGCGGGTCAGGTAGGCCACGCCGGGCGTGGGCAGGGGGCCGCTGAGCAGCACGTCAACACCGGCCGAGGCGAAGCCGGCTTCGAGCGCCGACTCCAGCATGTAGCCCGAAATACGTGTGTCCTTGCCGATCAGCACAGTCGGCCGGCCCCGGCCGCCGCCGCGCTGGGCCTGCAGCACGCGACCCACCGCATGGCCCAGGCGCAACACGAAATCGGGCGTGATCGGGGCCTGGCCCACGGTGCCGCGGATGCCGTCGGTGCCGAAATACTGTCTGCTCATGCGGGGATTGTGGCCGTTCGATGACGGCCTTCGTTCGGGAATCGGGCTGGGCTTCAGCCCGGCAGGCCGGCGGCCGACCAGACCTTCAGCGCATCGGCCGTCTCGCGCACATCGTGCACGCGCAGGATGCGCGCGCCACGCTGCACTGCCGCCAGCGCGGCGGCCAGGCTGGCGGCCAGGCGCTGATCGACGGTGCGATCGCACAGGCTGCCCAGGGTGCTCTTGCGCGACCAGCCGGCCAGGACCGGCAGGCCCAGGTCCAGCAGCTCATGCTGGCGGGCCAGCAGTTCGAGGTTGTGGGCCACGGTCTTGCCGAAGCCGATGCCGGGGTCGATGCTGATGCGCTCGGCCGCCACGCCGCGGGCGGCCAGGGCGGCCACGCGCTCGCGCAGGAAATCGCGCACCTCGGCGATCACGTCGCCATAGACGGGTGCGGCCTGCATCGTCTTGGGCGAATCGCCCAGCATGTGCATCAGGCAGACGCCGCAGCTCGGATGGGTCGCGACCACGTCGAGCGCTCCAGGGCGGCGCAAGGCCTGCACGTCGTTGACGATGTCGGCGCCCAGGTCGAGCGCGGCCTGCATCACGGCCGGCTTGAGGGTGTCGATGGACACCGGCACATCGAGCGTGACCGCCGCCATCAGCACCGGCAGCACCCGGGCCAGCTCCTGCTCGGCGGGCACGGGCTCGGACCCGGGACGGGTGGACTCGCCGCCGATGTCCAGGATGTCGGCACCGTCCTTCAGCAACTGCTCGCAATGGGCGATGGCCGCGGCAGCCGTCATGCGTCCGCCGTCGGAGAAGGAATCCGGCGTGACATTGACGATGCCCATGATCAGCGGGCGGTCCAGCCCCAGCCGGAAGCGGCCCGCCTGCCAGACGGGCGCGGTGCGGGGAGAAGCGGCGGACAGCTCAGCAGGCATGGGTGAACGAGGAAGGAAGCACAAGGAAAGCACGCGCCAGGGGAGCGGGCCAGAAACGACGACGGGGCCGAAGCCCCGTCGCATCCTGCCGTCGCGCGGCGCCTTCGCCGGGTCAGGCCACAGCCGCCGCCTGGTCGGGGCTGCCGCCCACCGGGGCGGCCGGGCCGTCGCCGCCGCTCTTGCCGCCGCCGACGCTGGTCCAGTCCTTGGGCGGGCGGGGCGCCTTGCCGGACATGATGTCCTCGATCTGCTCGGCGTCGATGGTTTCCCACTCCAGCAGGGCCTTGGCCATGGCGTGCATCTTGTCCTGATGCTCCTCGATCAGTTGGCGAGCCTGCGCGTACTGGGCGTCGATGATCTTGCGGATCTCGGCGTCGACCTTGCGCATCGTCTCCTCGGACATCGAGGTGGTCTTGGTCACGCTGCGGCCGAGGAAGACCTCGCCCTCGTTCTCGGCATAGACCATCGGGCCGAGGGCGTCGGTCATGCCGTAGCGGGTGACCATGTCGCGGGCCAGGGCGGTGGCGCGCTCGAAGTCATTGCTGGCGCCGGTGGTCATCTGGTCCATGAAGACCTCCTCGGCGATCCGGCCGCCGAAGAGCACGCTGATCGTGCTGAGCATGCGGCCCTTGTCCATGCTGTAGCGATCTCCCTCCGGCAACTGCATGGTCACGCCCAGTGCACGGCCGCGCGGGATGATGGTGACCTTGTGCACCGGGTCGGTCTTGGGCAGCAGGCGAGCGACCAGGGCGTGACCGGCCTCGTGGTACGCCGTGTTCCGGCGCTCTTCCTCGGGCATGACCATGGACTTCCGCTCGGGGCCCATCATGATCTTGTCCTTGGCCTTCTCGAAGTCGACCATGTCGACCACCCGCGCGCTGCGGCGGGCGGCGAACAGGGCCGCCTCGTTGACTAGGTTGGCCAGGTCGGCACCCGAGAAACCGGGCGTGCCGCGGGCCAGGATGTCGGCCTTGATGTCGGTGCCGATCGGCACCTTGCGCATGTGCACGTTCAGGATCTGCTCGCGGCCCCGCACATCGGGCAGGGTCACATAGACCTGGCGGTCGAAACGGCCGGGGCGCAGCAGGGCCGGGTCGAGGATGTCGGGACGGTTGGTCGCGGCGATGACGATCACGCCGAGATTGGTCTCGAAGCCGTCCATCTCGACGAGCATCTGGTTCAGCGTCTGCTCGCGCTCGTCGTTGCCGCCGCCGAGGCCGGCACCGCGGTGGCGGCCGACCGCGTCGATTTCATCGACGAAGATGATGCAGGGCGCGTTCTTCTTGGCCTGCTCGAACATGTCGCGCACGCGGGCCGCGCCGACGCCGACGAACATCTCGACGAAGTCCGAGCCGGAGATGCTGAAGAAGGGCACCTTGGCTTCGCCGGCGATGGCCTTGGCCAGCAGCGTCTTGCCGGTGCCCGGGGGGCCGACGAGCAGCACACCGCGCGGGATGCGTCCGCCGAGCTTCTGGAACTTCTGCGGGTCCTTCAGGAAATCGACCAGCTCCTTGACCTCTTCCTTGGCCTCGTCGCAGCCGGCGACGTCCTGGAAGGTCACGGAGTTGTTGTTCTCGTCGAGCATGCGGGCCTTGCTCTTGCCGAAGCTGAAGGCACCGCCCTTGCCGCCGCCCTGCATCTGGCGCATGAAGTAGACCCAGACGCCGATCAGCAGCAGCATCGGGCCCCAGCTCACCAAAATGCTCATCAGCATCGAGGGTTCTTCGCGGGGGCGGACGTCGAACTTCACGTCGTTGGCGATCAGGTCGCCGACCAGTCCACGGTCCATGTAGGTGGCGGTGGAGCGGATCTGCTTGCCGTCGGTGGTCTGGGCGCGGATCTCGGTGGTGCCGCTGCCGCTTTCCTGCAGCGTCACGCTCTGGATGCGGCGCTGCCGCACTTCGTCGAGGAAGTCCGAGTAAGCGACCTGCCCCGCACCGACCATGCCCCGATCAAACTGCTTGAAGACGGTGAAGAGCACCAGGGCGATCACCATCCACACCGCAACCTTCGAGAACCATTGATTGTTCACCGCGACTCCTTGAGCGTCCCGTCGCCGCGCCGAAGGGGCACGGGACTTGACAGTAGTTTGATTCTAGGGCTTCGAACAGGCCGCGCTCGATCACTTCTCCCTTCTCCGCCCATAGCCCGGGGTCGGAGACCGGCATCGTTCACGCGCCGCTCACGGTCTTGAGACCCATGCCGACCAGGAAGGTTTCAGACGATCGATCGCGCGAGGCCTTGGGCTTGATGGGCTTGACCACGCGGAAATGCCGCTTGAACAGCTCCACCAACTGGCTGTAGCCGCTGCCGTGGAAGACCTTGCAGACCAGCGCACCCTCCGGCCGAAGGTTGGTGCGGGAGAAATCGATCGCCAGCTCGACCAGGCCGGCGATGCGGGCCGAGTCGGACGCGGCGATGCCCGACAGGTTGGGCGCCATGTCCGACACCACCAGGTCGACCGGCTGGCCGCCGAGGCGGGCCTTGAGCTCGGCCAGCACCGCGTCCTCGTGGAAGTCGCCTTGCAGGAATTCGACGCCCTCGATGGCTTCCATCGGCAGGATGTCCAGCGCCAGGATGCGGCCGTCGAGCTGCCCCACCGCCGCGCCGCCGACGCCCGCCTCCTTGGGCGCGAAGCGGCGGCGCAGGTACTGGCTCCAGGCGCCGGGGGTGGAGCCCAGGTCCACCACTGTCTGGCCGGGCCGCACCAGCTTCAGCTCCTCGTCGATCTCCTTGAGCTTGTAGGCGGCGCGCGCACGGTAGCCGTCCTTCTTCGCCATCTTGACGTAGGGATCGTTGACGTGATCGTTCAGCCAGGCCTTGTTGACCTTGCGGCTCTTGGTCTTGGTCTTCATGCTCGGAAGCTTCCGCGAGAAGGGGCGGGGGGCAACGATAATCCCCCGATGCCCGCATTGATCCTGAAACCGGCGGCGCGCAAGGAACACCGCGCTGCCGCCCACCACCTCGACCCGGTCGTCATGATCGGGGCCGAGGGCCTGACCCCCGCCGTGATGCGCGAGGCCGACCTGGCGCTGAAGGCCCACGGCCTGATCAAGCTCCGCGTCTTCTCCGACGACCGCAGCGCCCGCGAAGCCCTGCTGGCGCAACTGGCCGACACGCTCAACGCCGCCCCGGTGCAGCACATCGGCAAGCTGCTCGTGCTGTGGCGGCCGATCCCGCCGAAGGAGAAAGCCCCGCCGGCCGAGGGCGCCAAGTCCGGGCCCAAGATCGTCAAGGTGCTGAAG
This window of the Piscinibacter lacus genome carries:
- a CDS encoding YhbY family RNA-binding protein, with translation MPALILKPAARKEHRAAAHHLDPVVMIGAEGLTPAVMREADLALKAHGLIKLRVFSDDRSAREALLAQLADTLNAAPVQHIGKLLVLWRPIPPKEKAPPAEGAKSGPKIVKVLKFSKSGNHRAQVKKLTVFGNERVTAGGIVKRAKPRMSSRKRPAGE
- the folP gene encoding dihydropteroate synthase, yielding MPAELSAASPRTAPVWQAGRFRLGLDRPLIMGIVNVTPDSFSDGGRMTAAAAIAHCEQLLKDGADILDIGGESTRPGSEPVPAEQELARVLPVLMAAVTLDVPVSIDTLKPAVMQAALDLGADIVNDVQALRRPGALDVVATHPSCGVCLMHMLGDSPKTMQAAPVYGDVIAEVRDFLRERVAALAARGVAAERISIDPGIGFGKTVAHNLELLARQHELLDLGLPVLAGWSRKSTLGSLCDRTVDQRLAASLAAALAAVQRGARILRVHDVRETADALKVWSAAGLPG
- the glmM gene encoding phosphoglucosamine mutase yields the protein MSRQYFGTDGIRGTVGQAPITPDFVLRLGHAVGRVLQAQRGGGRGRPTVLIGKDTRISGYMLESALEAGFASAGVDVLLSGPLPTPGVAYLTRALRLDLGVVLSASHNPYPDNGIKFFSAQGAKLPDEWELAVEAALAEPPAWADSTSLGKARRVTDAQGRYIEFCKGTVDPSFSLRGLKIVVDAAHGAAYQVAPAVLHELGAEVVAIGCSPDGRNINDGFGATHPEALVAAVQQHGAALGLALDGDADRLQIVDAGGRLYNGDELLYALVVDRLDRGQYLPGVVGTLMTNLAVEQALRARGLDFVRAKVGDRYVLEELLARGWLLGGEGSGHLLVLDQHSTGDGLVSALQVLQAAVRGGRGLAGLLGGLKLFPQTLLNVRLQPGQDWRADPRLAQAQAAVEAELAGRGRVLIRASGTEPLLRLMVEAEDAGLARRSAERLAEAVRGA
- the ftsH gene encoding ATP-dependent zinc metalloprotease FtsH, with the translated sequence MNNQWFSKVAVWMVIALVLFTVFKQFDRGMVGAGQVAYSDFLDEVRQRRIQSVTLQESGSGTTEIRAQTTDGKQIRSTATYMDRGLVGDLIANDVKFDVRPREEPSMLMSILVSWGPMLLLIGVWVYFMRQMQGGGKGGAFSFGKSKARMLDENNNSVTFQDVAGCDEAKEEVKELVDFLKDPQKFQKLGGRIPRGVLLVGPPGTGKTLLAKAIAGEAKVPFFSISGSDFVEMFVGVGAARVRDMFEQAKKNAPCIIFVDEIDAVGRHRGAGLGGGNDEREQTLNQMLVEMDGFETNLGVIVIAATNRPDILDPALLRPGRFDRQVYVTLPDVRGREQILNVHMRKVPIGTDIKADILARGTPGFSGADLANLVNEAALFAARRSARVVDMVDFEKAKDKIMMGPERKSMVMPEEERRNTAYHEAGHALVARLLPKTDPVHKVTIIPRGRALGVTMQLPEGDRYSMDKGRMLSTISVLFGGRIAEEVFMDQMTTGASNDFERATALARDMVTRYGMTDALGPMVYAENEGEVFLGRSVTKTTSMSEETMRKVDAEIRKIIDAQYAQARQLIEEHQDKMHAMAKALLEWETIDAEQIEDIMSGKAPRPPKDWTSVGGGKSGGDGPAAPVGGSPDQAAAVA
- a CDS encoding RlmE family RNA methyltransferase, whose product is MKTKTKSRKVNKAWLNDHVNDPYVKMAKKDGYRARAAYKLKEIDEELKLVRPGQTVVDLGSTPGAWSQYLRRRFAPKEAGVGGAAVGQLDGRILALDILPMEAIEGVEFLQGDFHEDAVLAELKARLGGQPVDLVVSDMAPNLSGIAASDSARIAGLVELAIDFSRTNLRPEGALVCKVFHGSGYSQLVELFKRHFRVVKPIKPKASRDRSSETFLVGMGLKTVSGA